In the Candidatus Electrothrix sp. GW3-4 genome, one interval contains:
- a CDS encoding cobyrinate a,c-diamide synthase has product MTTTNRNALLIAGTHSGCGKTTVTLGLMAALKQRGLAVQPFKCGPDFIDPTLHLLMTDQVSRNLDVRMCGADYVQRLFQTHAPLAGDPPQSNQTISIIEGVMGLFDGGQGSAATLARLLNLPVLLVVDVRSAAESVAAVIKGFETLDPQVEITGVILNRVGSERHRQMINDAVKQHCQAKIIGALPRDTQVSLPSRHLGLHMGSEVELNRQHLVALMEEHLDLDLLLKIAQQRQTEPALQDKKSLPASPGAAKVSLGVARDEAFCFYYQDNLDMLAQEGAELVFFSPLHDANLPEGLNGLYLGGGYPELHAKALAANTSMQADILAFSRSGKPIYAECGGFMYLTEAIIPADEQQYPYPMVGVYPVIARMQQGLRRLGYRQVTMQAATILGSAGNQCYGHEFHYSAIGTMPKEIKRSYVLDDGREEGFLRDNTLAGYVHLHWGRTPEAAQHFVQMMRKMR; this is encoded by the coding sequence ATGACAACGACAAACAGAAATGCCCTTCTTATCGCCGGGACCCATTCTGGCTGCGGCAAGACCACAGTCACCCTAGGCCTCATGGCTGCCCTGAAACAGCGCGGGCTGGCTGTCCAGCCTTTTAAATGTGGCCCGGACTTTATCGATCCTACCCTCCATCTCCTGATGACTGATCAGGTCTCACGCAACCTGGATGTACGGATGTGTGGCGCAGACTATGTCCAGCGCCTCTTCCAGACCCATGCCCCTTTAGCAGGGGATCCCCCGCAGAGTAACCAGACAATATCCATTATCGAAGGGGTGATGGGCCTGTTTGATGGGGGCCAGGGCTCTGCTGCGACCTTGGCCCGACTCCTCAACCTCCCTGTCCTCCTGGTGGTGGATGTCCGTTCCGCAGCAGAGAGTGTGGCTGCGGTGATCAAGGGCTTTGAAACACTTGATCCCCAGGTAGAGATCACAGGGGTGATTCTCAATCGGGTGGGGAGCGAGCGACATAGGCAGATGATCAACGATGCGGTCAAACAGCATTGTCAGGCCAAAATTATCGGGGCCTTGCCCAGAGATACACAGGTTTCCCTGCCCTCCCGTCACCTTGGCCTGCACATGGGGAGCGAAGTTGAACTCAATCGCCAGCATCTGGTAGCGCTCATGGAGGAGCATCTGGATCTGGATCTGCTCCTCAAAATAGCTCAACAAAGGCAAACAGAGCCAGCGCTTCAGGATAAAAAATCGCTCCCGGCATCACCGGGGGCAGCCAAGGTCAGCCTGGGCGTGGCCAGGGACGAGGCCTTCTGCTTCTATTACCAAGACAACTTGGACATGCTGGCGCAGGAAGGGGCAGAGCTGGTTTTCTTCAGCCCCCTCCATGATGCCAATCTGCCCGAGGGACTTAATGGCCTCTATCTGGGGGGCGGATACCCTGAACTCCATGCCAAGGCCCTGGCAGCCAACACCAGCATGCAGGCCGATATCCTGGCCTTTTCCCGTTCCGGTAAACCAATCTATGCCGAGTGCGGGGGCTTTATGTACCTGACCGAGGCCATCATCCCCGCAGATGAGCAGCAGTACCCCTACCCTATGGTTGGCGTTTACCCGGTGATTGCACGGATGCAGCAGGGCCTGCGCAGACTGGGCTATCGGCAGGTAACAATGCAGGCTGCAACCATCCTTGGCAGCGCAGGCAACCAATGCTACGGACATGAATTTCACTACTCAGCTATAGGCACGATGCCCAAGGAGATCAAACGGAGCTATGTGCTGGATGACGGTCGGGAAGAGGGCTTTCTCAGGGATAACACCCTGGCTGGCTATGTCCATCTCCATTGGGGCAGAACCCCGGAAGCTGCCCAACATTTTGTGCAGATGATGCGTAAGATGCGATAA